In Nostoc sp. CENA543, a single genomic region encodes these proteins:
- the rpsR gene encoding 30S ribosomal protein S18, whose translation MSYYRRRLSPIKPGEPIDYKDVDLLRKFITERGKILPRRITGLTCQQQRELTLAIKRARIVALLPFINAEG comes from the coding sequence ATGAGTTATTACCGTCGGCGTTTGTCTCCAATTAAGCCTGGAGAACCAATTGATTACAAAGATGTAGATTTATTACGGAAGTTTATCACCGAGCGTGGTAAAATATTACCCCGTCGGATTACAGGCTTGACCTGTCAACAACAACGGGAATTGACATTAGCAATTAAACGGGCGCGGATTGTGGCTTTGTTGCCATTTATCAATGCGGAAGGCTAA
- the glp gene encoding gephyrin-like molybdotransferase Glp: MLSVQDAANIIFNLVKPLNQQQDTEVLDLFAANGRILAAPVTSPLDFPHWDNSAMDGYAVRYADVKNASAEQPVNLEIIAEIPAGQQPQFTLQPGQAARIFTGAVIPDGADTIVMQENTRRENQQVAILTTPQLGEFVRRKASYYQAGTQLLPSGIKLTAAEIAVLAASQCSPVRVYRRLRVAILSTGNELVTVNQPLQPGQIVDSNQYALAALVQQSGAEPILFGIVRDHPEALAETIKQAITQADIVISSGGVSVGDYDYVDKILTSLGAEIPIRAVAIRPGKPLTVATFPNSPTIYFGLPGNPAAVLVTFWRFVQPAMRKLAGLTGGWEAEFVQVRSHDELRSDGKRETYIWGRLYLIDGVYEFYQAGGRHSSGNLINLAQTNALAVLRVGQTLISPGEQVQVLKLFM, from the coding sequence ATGTTATCAGTCCAGGATGCAGCCAATATTATTTTTAATTTAGTCAAGCCTCTAAATCAGCAGCAAGATACAGAAGTTTTAGATTTATTCGCCGCCAATGGACGCATTTTAGCCGCACCCGTCACTAGTCCCTTAGATTTTCCTCACTGGGATAATTCCGCAATGGATGGCTATGCGGTGCGTTATGCAGATGTCAAAAACGCCAGTGCTGAACAGCCGGTGAATTTAGAAATTATCGCCGAAATTCCCGCAGGACAGCAACCACAATTTACCCTACAACCAGGACAAGCGGCGCGCATCTTTACCGGTGCAGTCATTCCCGACGGTGCAGATACCATCGTGATGCAAGAGAACACACGCCGAGAAAATCAGCAAGTGGCGATTCTCACCACACCCCAACTAGGGGAATTTGTCAGACGCAAAGCCTCATATTACCAAGCAGGGACACAATTATTACCAAGCGGTATCAAGTTAACGGCGGCGGAAATTGCTGTTTTAGCGGCATCTCAATGTTCTCCCGTCAGGGTTTACCGTCGTCTACGCGTGGCAATTTTATCTACAGGGAATGAATTAGTTACAGTCAACCAACCCCTACAACCAGGACAAATTGTTGATTCTAATCAGTATGCCTTAGCGGCTTTAGTCCAGCAAAGCGGCGCAGAACCAATATTATTCGGTATTGTTAGAGATCATCCAGAAGCTTTAGCAGAAACGATTAAACAAGCCATCACCCAAGCCGATATCGTCATTTCCTCCGGTGGTGTGTCTGTTGGTGATTATGACTACGTTGACAAAATTCTCACTTCTCTAGGTGCAGAAATTCCCATCCGCGCCGTCGCCATACGTCCAGGAAAACCCCTTACAGTCGCCACATTCCCCAATTCCCCCACCATCTACTTTGGTTTACCAGGAAATCCGGCGGCGGTATTGGTGACATTTTGGCGATTTGTACAACCAGCAATGAGGAAATTAGCGGGATTAACTGGGGGTTGGGAAGCAGAATTTGTACAAGTGCGATCCCATGACGAGTTGCGATCGGACGGGAAGCGCGAAACTTATATTTGGGGACGGTTGTATTTAATTGATGGTGTGTACGAATTTTATCAAGCGGGCGGTCGTCACAGTTCCGGTAATTTAATTAATTTAGCGCAAACTAATGCTTTAGCTGTGCTGCGGGTAGGGCAAACCTTAATTTCGCCAGGAGAACAAGTACAGGTTTTAAAACTATTCATGTAA
- a CDS encoding DUF4351 domain-containing protein: MFGLDDFDIKKTRFYEEVREEVRQEQTQEVVMRLLTRRIGVVSQELQQQIGKLSIEQLENLAEALLDFATASDLVIWLQNHHP; encoded by the coding sequence ATGTTCGGACTAGATGATTTTGATATCAAGAAAACTCGATTTTATGAAGAAGTTCGCGAAGAAGTTAGACAAGAACAGACTCAAGAAGTAGTAATGCGGCTACTAACACGAAGAATTGGTGTTGTTAGTCAGGAATTACAACAGCAGATTGGTAAGTTATCTATTGAACAATTAGAAAATCTGGCTGAAGCTTTGTTAGATTTTGCTACCGCATCTGATTTAGTGATTTGGTTGCAAAATCATCATCCTTAA
- a CDS encoding PAS domain S-box protein: MIRLKTAWYSLRYDFLAILFVVLAALLTAALNPFSKYPLLAFFYAAVVLSAWYGGTRSGIVATISSYLIFNYFFTPPFYSLGLKSVDEIIRFTVFVLVSLLIGSLNANLKTTRQKLERQVQVLGESETRYRALTENIPQIIWFADADGAIEYLNQTWYDYTGLSYINSLGWKWQQVIHPEDLPFVLQQWASAVEQGNLLEIESRLKGKDGDYHWHITRAVPVLDGKGVIQRWFGSTTDIHEQKQIQQILYQQEQERSRLLLELEEKQQRLQAVLEQMPAGLIIADISGKLLLGNPQVEQIWRRSFLAVESIEQYREYQGFHLDGRPYSPHEWPLARSISTGEVVVNEEIKFLRGDGTKGWMLVNSAPILDSKGEITAGMVTFHDITERKQVQEALRESEERFRQMAETIDDVFWVSTIIPGDYQVLYVSPAYATLWGHPCESLYSNPYGWVESIHPEDQPRVREEFFERSLHSNKDVEYRIVRPDGSIRWIRDRSFPILDANGKIYRQVGVAEDITDRKQTEIAFKESQALFASFMQHMPGSTYIKDAQGKYVYVNQVGANLVGREIAGVIGKTDFDLLSIAVAHKIYECDRAILQNNQPVELQESFPQGNAERHFVTYKFPFIDETGRKMLAGMSFDVTEQKRLEKALKVSETKFQRLVDANIIGVVVANSTHIIEANDLFLQMLGYTPDDVKNGNLRWRDITPPEYWHLDEQGVVELQTTGKCTPFIKEYIRQDGSRVPILLGATILEECPLTWLCFVLDLTPQQQAETALRQSEERFRLAAQAVAGIVYDWNLQTGFVYRSEGLYRVVGYHPEEVPQTETWWAERVHPEDLAACQPIWLAISTGNHDRYSVEYRVRHQDGHWVYLWDQGYMIRDQDGRIVRVVGSSTDISDRKRAEVERMELLAREQLARTKAEEANRIKDEFLAVLSHELRSPLNPILGWSKLLRSRQLDQATVKNALETIERNAKLQTKLIDDLLDVSRILRGKLTLKTNPVNLVSIIADALETVRLAAEAKSLEIQTLVDDVGIVLGDAARLQQVVWNLLSNAVKFTPSGGEIIIKLTKIDSQAQLQVIDTGIGIDSQFLPHIFDYFRQADSSITRNFGGLGLGLAIVRHLVELHGGTIIAESSGQGQGAKFTVQLPLQEQNNTEKLENQDSDFTALCLANVRIITVDDDADTRDYITCALKQAGAEVLVATSAAEVLEIIRQSQIDILLADIGMPDIDGYSLMRQIRELPPAQGGNIPAIALTAYTRESDQQQAILAGFQQHISKPVDPFELAQVIANLLRQK, encoded by the coding sequence ATGATTAGACTCAAAACAGCCTGGTATTCCCTGAGATACGATTTTCTAGCAATCTTGTTTGTTGTCTTGGCGGCATTGTTGACTGCTGCTCTGAACCCTTTTTCTAAATATCCTTTACTTGCTTTTTTTTATGCAGCTGTTGTCTTGAGTGCTTGGTATGGTGGCACTCGTTCTGGCATAGTGGCGACTATATCGTCTTATCTGATATTCAACTATTTTTTTACTCCTCCATTTTATTCGTTGGGATTGAAGAGTGTTGATGAAATTATCCGTTTTACGGTCTTTGTCTTGGTTTCTTTGCTGATTGGTTCGTTAAATGCGAACTTAAAAACTACTAGGCAAAAACTGGAAAGGCAGGTACAAGTATTAGGCGAAAGTGAAACAAGATACAGAGCATTAACCGAAAATATTCCCCAGATTATCTGGTTTGCTGATGCTGATGGAGCTATTGAATACTTGAACCAAACTTGGTACGATTACACTGGATTGTCATATATAAATTCTCTAGGTTGGAAGTGGCAGCAAGTAATTCATCCAGAGGATCTGCCATTTGTATTACAGCAATGGGCTAGTGCTGTAGAGCAAGGAAATCTTTTAGAAATAGAATCTCGCCTCAAGGGCAAAGATGGTGACTACCATTGGCATATTACTCGCGCTGTGCCTGTATTGGATGGTAAGGGAGTTATTCAGCGTTGGTTTGGCAGTACCACTGACATTCACGAGCAGAAACAAATACAACAAATTCTTTATCAGCAAGAACAAGAACGTAGTCGTTTACTGCTAGAGCTAGAAGAAAAGCAACAACGTCTGCAAGCGGTTTTAGAACAGATGCCGGCAGGCTTAATTATCGCAGACATATCAGGTAAGTTGCTGCTTGGTAATCCCCAAGTAGAGCAGATTTGGCGACGTTCGTTTTTGGCTGTGGAAAGTATTGAGCAGTATCGAGAATATCAAGGTTTTCACTTAGATGGTCGTCCCTATAGTCCCCATGAGTGGCCGTTGGCTCGTTCTATCAGTACAGGTGAGGTGGTTGTCAATGAAGAAATCAAGTTTCTGCGGGGAGATGGGACAAAGGGTTGGATGCTAGTCAACTCTGCTCCCATTCTTGATAGCAAAGGAGAGATTACGGCCGGGATGGTAACTTTTCATGATATTACGGAACGCAAACAAGTGCAGGAAGCGTTGCGAGAGAGTGAAGAGCGTTTTCGGCAAATGGCAGAGACCATAGATGATGTATTTTGGGTGAGTACGATTATTCCAGGAGATTACCAAGTCCTCTACGTTAGCCCAGCCTATGCAACTCTTTGGGGTCATCCTTGCGAGAGTTTGTATAGCAATCCCTATGGGTGGGTAGAGTCTATACATCCTGAAGATCAGCCACGAGTGAGGGAAGAGTTTTTTGAGCGATCGCTACACAGCAATAAAGATGTAGAATATCGCATAGTGCGACCTGATGGCTCAATTCGTTGGATACGCGATCGCTCTTTCCCCATACTAGACGCAAATGGCAAAATATACCGCCAAGTAGGCGTAGCAGAAGATATCACCGACCGCAAACAAACAGAAATTGCTTTCAAAGAGAGTCAGGCTCTATTTGCTAGCTTTATGCAGCATATGCCAGGTAGTACATATATTAAAGACGCTCAGGGAAAATATGTATATGTAAATCAGGTGGGAGCTAACTTGGTAGGAAGGGAAATAGCTGGTGTAATTGGTAAGACAGATTTTGACCTCCTCTCAATTGCAGTGGCGCATAAAATATACGAATGCGATCGCGCTATCCTCCAAAATAATCAACCAGTAGAATTACAAGAAAGTTTTCCTCAAGGTAATGCAGAACGCCATTTTGTAACGTATAAATTTCCCTTTATTGATGAAACTGGACGCAAAATGTTGGCGGGAATGTCCTTTGACGTTACTGAACAAAAACGTTTAGAAAAGGCTTTAAAGGTTAGTGAGACTAAATTTCAGCGTTTGGTTGATGCCAATATTATTGGTGTAGTTGTGGCTAACTCTACACACATTATTGAAGCCAATGATTTATTTTTGCAAATGCTGGGTTACACCCCAGATGATGTGAAGAATGGAAATTTGCGGTGGCGGGATATAACTCCGCCAGAATATTGGCACTTAGATGAACAGGGCGTGGTAGAGTTACAAACTACAGGCAAATGTACACCCTTTATTAAAGAATATATTCGCCAAGATGGGAGTCGAGTCCCCATTTTGTTGGGAGCGACAATCTTGGAGGAATGTCCCCTAACTTGGTTATGTTTTGTGCTGGATCTGACTCCACAGCAGCAAGCAGAAACGGCACTGCGTCAAAGTGAAGAACGATTCCGCTTGGCAGCACAGGCTGTAGCTGGGATTGTGTATGATTGGAATCTGCAAACAGGTTTTGTTTACCGTTCTGAAGGTTTGTATAGGGTAGTTGGGTATCATCCTGAAGAAGTTCCCCAAACAGAAACTTGGTGGGCAGAACGTGTTCATCCAGAGGATTTGGCTGCGTGTCAACCAATTTGGCTGGCTATTTCGACTGGAAACCACGATCGCTATAGTGTAGAGTACCGAGTCCGCCATCAAGATGGTCACTGGGTTTATCTTTGGGATCAAGGATACATGATCCGTGACCAGGATGGGCGCATAGTGCGAGTAGTTGGCTCTAGTACAGATATTAGCGATCGCAAACGAGCCGAAGTCGAGCGCATGGAACTCTTAGCACGAGAACAATTAGCACGCACAAAAGCAGAAGAAGCTAACCGGATTAAAGACGAATTTTTAGCCGTTTTATCTCATGAATTGCGATCGCCACTTAACCCGATTTTAGGTTGGTCAAAACTCCTGCGTTCTCGTCAACTCGACCAAGCAACTGTCAAAAATGCTTTGGAAACCATTGAGCGCAATGCCAAACTGCAAACTAAGTTAATTGACGATTTGCTCGATGTTTCTCGCATTCTACGGGGTAAATTAACCCTCAAAACTAACCCAGTTAACTTAGTTTCTATTATTGCAGACGCTTTAGAAACAGTCCGCTTGGCGGCGGAAGCTAAATCCCTTGAGATCCAGACTCTTGTTGATGATGTCGGTATAGTCTTGGGAGATGCAGCCAGATTGCAGCAGGTGGTGTGGAATTTGTTATCCAACGCCGTCAAATTCACTCCATCAGGCGGCGAAATTATCATTAAATTAACCAAGATAGACTCTCAAGCACAGCTACAAGTGATTGATACTGGCATTGGCATAGATTCTCAGTTTTTACCCCACATTTTTGATTATTTTCGCCAAGCCGATAGCAGTATTACGAGAAATTTTGGTGGCTTAGGATTAGGACTGGCGATTGTACGTCATTTGGTGGAATTACATGGCGGTACAATCATCGCCGAAAGTTCAGGTCAGGGGCAAGGCGCAAAATTTACAGTCCAATTACCACTCCAGGAGCAAAATAATACAGAGAAACTGGAAAACCAAGACAGTGATTTTACAGCTTTGTGTCTCGCAAATGTGCGAATTATCACTGTGGATGATGACGCTGACACCCGTGATTATATTACCTGTGCTTTAAAACAAGCTGGGGCTGAGGTTTTAGTTGCAACCTCCGCCGCCGAAGTGCTGGAAATCATCCGCCAATCCCAGATAGATATTTTACTCGCTGATATTGGAATGCCAGATATTGATGGATACAGTTTAATGCGTCAGATTCGAGAACTACCGCCGGCACAGGGGGGAAATATTCCCGCGATCGCCCTCACTGCCTACACTAGAGAAAGTGATCAACAGCAAGCAATATTAGCTGGTTTTCAACAGCATATATCCAAACCAGTTGATCCCTTTGAACTAGCGCAAGTCATTGCCAATTTACTCAGACAAAAGTGA
- a CDS encoding phenylacetate--CoA ligase family protein: MQYKSRGQQVIKAWEDFVSTPLDVLLNQHINTSPEKVLLNLFHDVAAHVPAYEAFLAANSIHPDSIQTFADFQKLPAIAKGNYISRYSLQELCRHGKIEGCDMIAASSGSTGKPTFWPRFFIDELQIATRFEQIFHDSFAAESKPTLAVICFTLGTWVGGMFTTNCCRYLASKGYPITVITPGNNKDEILRVVQEIGENFAQVVLLGYPPFLKDVIDTGIARDVDWQRYHIKFVMAGEVFSEEWRSLVGERVGSQNPCYDFASLYGTADAGVLGNETPLSICIRRFLAQNPEAAKALFKESRLPTLVQYDPVSRFFEVENGQLLFSGNNGIPLIRYNILDTGGIISYDAMLQFLADWGFNPLENLDQNSRGIHKLPFVYVFGRSDFTVSYFGANIYPENVTVGLEQPVIKEWVTGKFVLQVKEDEQKNWFLSVVVELAPDVEASEDKRQAIAASILTQLLRLNSEFANYVPKEYQTPQVMLAPMGDREYFPIGVKHRYTRK; this comes from the coding sequence ATGCAATATAAATCACGAGGTCAGCAAGTAATTAAGGCGTGGGAAGATTTTGTTTCTACGCCTTTAGATGTTTTATTGAATCAGCATATAAATACTTCACCAGAAAAAGTTCTCTTAAATTTATTCCATGATGTGGCGGCTCATGTTCCGGCTTATGAAGCTTTTTTAGCAGCAAATTCTATTCATCCTGATAGTATTCAAACTTTTGCCGACTTTCAGAAATTGCCAGCGATCGCTAAGGGAAATTATATCTCGCGTTATTCTCTACAGGAGTTATGTCGTCATGGAAAAATAGAAGGTTGCGATATGATTGCGGCTTCTTCTGGTTCGACTGGGAAACCGACGTTTTGGCCGCGGTTTTTTATCGATGAGTTGCAAATTGCTACACGTTTTGAGCAGATTTTTCATGATAGCTTCGCCGCCGAAAGTAAACCCACCCTGGCTGTAATTTGCTTTACTCTCGGTACTTGGGTGGGTGGGATGTTCACTACTAACTGCTGTCGTTATCTCGCTAGCAAAGGCTACCCCATCACTGTCATTACTCCTGGTAACAATAAGGATGAAATTTTACGTGTAGTGCAGGAAATCGGCGAGAATTTTGCCCAGGTGGTTTTACTGGGATATCCTCCATTTCTCAAGGATGTGATTGATACAGGTATTGCTCGTGATGTAGACTGGCAACGCTATCACATTAAATTTGTGATGGCGGGTGAGGTATTTAGTGAAGAATGGCGGAGTTTAGTGGGTGAAAGGGTAGGTTCTCAAAATCCCTGTTATGATTTTGCATCCCTTTACGGTACAGCCGATGCGGGGGTGTTGGGAAATGAAACACCTTTGAGTATTTGCATTCGGCGGTTTTTGGCGCAAAATCCAGAAGCGGCTAAGGCTTTATTTAAAGAGTCTCGTTTACCTACATTAGTGCAGTATGATCCAGTCAGCCGTTTTTTTGAAGTGGAAAACGGGCAATTATTGTTTTCGGGAAATAATGGGATTCCACTGATCCGCTACAACATTTTAGATACAGGTGGCATTATTAGTTATGATGCCATGCTGCAATTTTTGGCAGATTGGGGATTTAATCCTTTAGAAAATCTAGACCAGAATTCCAGAGGGATTCACAAGTTACCCTTTGTTTATGTCTTTGGACGTTCTGACTTTACCGTCTCCTACTTCGGCGCGAATATCTACCCAGAAAATGTGACAGTGGGATTGGAGCAACCTGTAATTAAAGAGTGGGTGACAGGTAAGTTTGTTCTGCAAGTAAAAGAAGATGAACAAAAAAACTGGTTTTTATCCGTCGTGGTGGAATTAGCACCAGACGTAGAAGCTAGCGAAGATAAACGTCAAGCTATAGCAGCATCGATTCTCACTCAACTATTGCGGCTCAATAGCGAGTTTGCTAACTACGTCCCCAAAGAATACCAAACACCGCAAGTTATGTTAGCACCAATGGGCGATCGCGAATATTTCCCCATCGGTGTGAAACATCGCTACACACGTAAATAA
- a CDS encoding cell wall metabolism sensor histidine kinase WalK: protein MFQATRRRLAIWYTAVTAVLLLLFASGVYLYVRNTLIERIDDTLNHVVEIVERSLVIERSNNELEPFHINVEASFRNNAETVEDDHIDLEWFSPTGELIWSTFSEPLNIPIHSDRNGETVRIIKQAQTENPEPPNSALLLRQVTQRVEMGRQVLGYLRVSHPWFEVTKPSRQLMFDLALGTGLMVVSVAASGWFLSGKAMEPVGESYQRLKQFTADASHELRSPITLIQTNVQVALTDLELTETEAGVAKNYRQQLKVVERLTQRLGRLVNDLLFLARQDGGMSKDDFTACPVDALLMEVVEEQQLLATEKAIKLSLHLIDPPISEASPELLENWFTLWGNWDQLVRLLTNLIGNALQYTPAGGDVSVELARIERIRYSSVPCLQIQVSDTGVGIPAEALPKLFDRFYRVDPARTHKTRSLATDNATGSGLGLAIAQAIVEHHHGQIQVESTLGKGTTFIVILPVTLES from the coding sequence ATGTTTCAAGCTACCCGTCGTCGTCTGGCTATTTGGTATACGGCTGTCACTGCTGTGTTGTTGCTGCTATTTGCTAGTGGTGTGTATTTATATGTCCGCAATACTCTAATTGAGCGTATTGACGATACTTTAAATCATGTAGTGGAAATTGTAGAGCGATCGCTGGTCATTGAACGGTCTAACAATGAGCTAGAACCATTTCATATCAATGTAGAAGCCAGTTTTCGCAACAATGCAGAGACAGTAGAAGATGACCACATTGATTTAGAGTGGTTTAGTCCGACTGGGGAATTAATTTGGTCTACTTTTTCTGAGCCTTTAAATATTCCCATCCATAGCGATCGCAATGGTGAAACTGTACGCATAATTAAACAAGCACAAACCGAAAACCCAGAACCTCCTAACTCAGCACTACTCTTGCGTCAAGTTACCCAACGGGTGGAAATGGGACGACAGGTTTTGGGATATCTGCGTGTGAGTCATCCTTGGTTTGAGGTGACTAAACCCAGTCGCCAATTAATGTTTGATTTGGCTTTGGGTACGGGTTTAATGGTGGTGTCTGTCGCGGCTAGTGGTTGGTTTCTGTCTGGGAAGGCGATGGAACCAGTGGGAGAGTCTTACCAACGTCTCAAACAATTTACGGCTGATGCTTCCCATGAATTGCGAAGTCCGATTACTTTGATTCAAACTAATGTGCAAGTAGCTTTAACTGATTTGGAGTTAACGGAAACTGAGGCTGGTGTGGCGAAAAATTATCGCCAACAGTTAAAGGTGGTAGAAAGGTTAACTCAGCGTTTGGGTAGGTTAGTTAATGATTTATTGTTCCTGGCGCGTCAAGATGGGGGGATGAGTAAAGACGATTTTACGGCTTGTCCTGTGGATGCTTTGCTGATGGAAGTTGTAGAAGAACAGCAGCTTCTCGCTACAGAAAAAGCGATTAAATTGAGTTTACATCTCATTGATCCGCCCATATCGGAAGCTAGCCCAGAATTATTAGAAAATTGGTTCACCCTTTGGGGTAATTGGGATCAGTTGGTGCGTTTATTAACAAATTTGATTGGTAATGCTTTGCAATATACTCCAGCAGGTGGAGATGTGAGTGTAGAACTAGCCAGGATAGAGAGAATTCGCTACAGTAGTGTCCCTTGTTTGCAAATTCAGGTGAGTGATACGGGTGTGGGAATTCCGGCTGAGGCGTTACCCAAACTATTTGACCGTTTTTATCGTGTTGATCCTGCACGTACCCACAAAACGCGGAGTTTAGCCACAGATAATGCTACAGGTTCAGGATTGGGATTAGCGATCGCACAAGCGATTGTCGAACATCACCACGGGCAAATTCAAGTAGAAAGCACTTTAGGTAAGGGTACTACTTTTATTGTGATTTTACCAGTCACTCTGGAGTCTTAA
- a CDS encoding RDD family protein encodes MTIERVPQKHYPKAEISRRAMALGLDFIVVWLVSAFFNSNQAGIQFLQIFVFISGWLIVRVLVAYNNQGQSLGRWAFDLKILEVQNGEVIGRIPQLLALLQREAIIGFGAILVSIALGNLRANPTAILLVIPLAIDCGAALSDTQMRQALHDRYAKTFMVSSRRGYSLDIKIKRIVGTLRRNVRR; translated from the coding sequence ATGACTATCGAACGAGTTCCCCAAAAACATTATCCTAAAGCTGAAATTAGTCGGCGTGCTATGGCTTTGGGATTAGATTTTATCGTTGTTTGGCTAGTCAGTGCTTTTTTTAACAGTAATCAAGCCGGGATTCAATTCCTGCAAATCTTTGTGTTTATCTCCGGTTGGCTGATTGTGCGGGTGTTAGTGGCGTATAACAATCAAGGACAAAGTTTGGGGCGGTGGGCGTTTGACTTGAAAATTTTAGAAGTGCAGAACGGCGAAGTTATCGGCAGAATTCCTCAGTTGCTAGCACTCTTACAAAGAGAAGCTATAATTGGCTTTGGTGCAATTTTGGTGTCTATTGCCTTGGGCAATTTGCGCGCCAATCCCACTGCTATACTGCTAGTTATTCCCTTGGCTATCGATTGTGGTGCTGCTTTATCTGATACCCAGATGCGGCAAGCTCTCCATGACCGTTATGCTAAAACTTTCATGGTTTCGTCGCGTCGGGGCTATTCGTTAGATATAAAAATCAAACGAATAGTTGGAACTTTGCGCCGGAATGTGAGAAGATAG
- the rpmG gene encoding 50S ribosomal protein L33, with protein sequence MAKSKGVRIIVTLECTECRTNPDKRSPGVSRYTTTKNRRNTTNRLELNKFCTHCNKHTVHKEIK encoded by the coding sequence ATGGCAAAGAGTAAAGGTGTCCGCATAATAGTGACACTAGAGTGTACTGAGTGTCGTACAAATCCAGATAAGCGATCGCCCGGTGTTTCACGGTATACAACCACTAAGAACCGTCGCAACACCACCAACCGCTTAGAACTAAACAAGTTCTGTACCCACTGCAATAAACATACCGTTCACAAGGAAATTAAATAA
- a CDS encoding DUF2267 domain-containing protein, with product MSTAIQERDIPFLEKVKIASGLSDIYDARDITEVVFRVMRDLMTTEAADHVEQELHKPAEITDDKSLQMEIADLWHDTNPLVRFLSRVRPPWQGPGIFKIDSDRFLFRVANEGGMPPNVDREQVVKAVFAATKDELSSERIEEIASWLPDRVRQLWEEA from the coding sequence ATGTCAACTGCAATACAAGAAAGAGATATCCCATTTTTAGAGAAAGTTAAAATCGCCAGTGGGTTATCAGATATCTATGATGCTAGAGATATTACAGAAGTAGTCTTTCGAGTCATGCGTGATTTGATGACGACAGAAGCAGCTGATCACGTTGAGCAAGAACTGCACAAACCAGCAGAAATTACTGATGATAAATCTCTGCAAATGGAAATTGCTGATTTATGGCATGATACTAATCCACTTGTGAGATTTTTGAGCCGGGTACGTCCACCTTGGCAGGGGCCTGGCATTTTTAAAATTGATAGCGATCGCTTTCTTTTTCGAGTAGCTAATGAAGGCGGAATGCCACCAAATGTAGATAGAGAACAAGTTGTGAAGGCTGTTTTTGCTGCTACTAAAGATGAATTATCTTCAGAAAGAATAGAAGAAATTGCTAGTTGGCTACCAGACAGAGTTCGCCAACTTTGGGAGGAAGCTTAG